Proteins from one Oscillatoria nigro-viridis PCC 7112 genomic window:
- a CDS encoding PP2C family protein-serine/threonine phosphatase: MTAVPLPRSSPQPADRPPGRNSTDATPVFALKELVARLHRYQHNVQDMLGSLGFALRSFNNLNQFLELVPLVATRVTDADGGALVLFKPNGQVRFQQLHCQEGRQCQDMRKALEIATRQATAGAGATAASFSETSGQTSSLDLQVGRYLGPDVHLFGAPILVNNLERGRLYVFSSDPEYLWTPSRQKLVRLVADQTAVAICKDELTVKLAEKDRLDRELEIGAEIQLRLQPRSCPKIPGVDVAARCQTASRVGGDYYDFIPADYDPIGKENEGEHPPSLIKNLKSKIDKGRWSIVIGDVMGKGVPAGLLMTMTRGMLRAEVLNRHSPSRILQHLNRVMHADLENSHRFVTLFYSEYDPKTRVLSYSNAAHHPPLLWQAATNSILQLDTLEGMLIGLDADSHYQEASVQLQPGDTIIYYTDGFTDASNQRGDRFDEDNLTSAFQWACQNYQQSEEILDYLFDRVHQFIGIGNRNEDDMTLVVLRVTPLAGENHHDS; this comes from the coding sequence ATGACTGCTGTGCCTTTGCCTCGATCCTCACCTCAACCTGCTGACCGCCCTCCGGGTCGCAATTCTACCGACGCGACGCCAGTATTTGCCCTCAAAGAACTGGTGGCGCGCTTGCACCGATACCAGCACAACGTCCAAGATATGTTGGGTTCGCTGGGATTTGCCCTGCGAAGTTTTAACAATCTCAACCAATTTTTGGAGTTGGTACCTTTGGTGGCGACTCGCGTTACCGATGCCGACGGGGGAGCCTTAGTGCTGTTCAAACCCAACGGTCAAGTCAGGTTCCAGCAGTTGCACTGTCAGGAAGGACGGCAGTGCCAAGATATGCGAAAAGCGCTGGAAATAGCCACCAGGCAAGCTACAGCAGGTGCGGGCGCTACTGCTGCATCGTTTTCGGAAACCTCTGGGCAAACTTCTAGTCTAGACCTGCAAGTCGGTCGTTATTTGGGCCCGGATGTTCATTTGTTTGGGGCGCCAATTTTAGTCAACAATTTGGAACGCGGACGGCTTTATGTTTTTAGCAGTGACCCGGAATATCTCTGGACTCCCAGCAGGCAGAAATTAGTTCGGTTGGTGGCGGATCAAACCGCCGTGGCTATTTGCAAAGACGAACTTACTGTTAAGTTGGCGGAAAAAGACCGCTTAGACAGAGAGTTAGAAATCGGGGCGGAAATTCAATTGCGGCTGCAACCCCGCAGTTGTCCGAAAATTCCCGGTGTTGACGTGGCCGCCCGCTGCCAAACTGCTAGCAGGGTCGGCGGAGATTATTATGATTTTATTCCCGCTGACTATGACCCGATCGGCAAGGAGAATGAGGGGGAACACCCCCCATCCCTAATTAAAAATCTCAAGTCCAAAATCGACAAGGGCCGCTGGAGCATTGTGATCGGCGACGTGATGGGCAAAGGTGTACCGGCTGGCCTGTTGATGACGATGACACGGGGTATGCTGCGCGCGGAGGTTTTGAACCGCCACTCGCCGTCGAGAATTTTGCAACATTTAAACCGGGTTATGCACGCGGATTTGGAAAATTCCCACCGTTTTGTGACTCTGTTTTATTCGGAGTATGACCCGAAAACTCGCGTTTTGTCTTACAGCAATGCTGCTCACCACCCGCCTTTGCTGTGGCAAGCTGCAACTAATTCGATTCTTCAACTCGATACTTTGGAGGGAATGTTAATTGGGCTGGATGCTGATTCGCATTACCAAGAAGCAAGCGTGCAATTGCAGCCAGGAGATACTATTATTTATTACACAGATGGATTTACCGATGCTTCTAATCAAAGGGGCGATCGGTTTGATGAGGATAACTTGACCTCGGCTTTTCAGTGGGCCTGTCAAAATTACCAGCAGTCTGAAGAGATTTTGGATTATTTGTTCGATCGCGTTCACCAGTTTATTGGCATCGGCAATCGTAACGAAGATGACATGACACTGGTTGTACTTAGGGTAACACCTTTAGCAGGAGAAAATCACCATGATAGTTAA
- the argH gene encoding argininosuccinate lyase gives MTTQQKTWSQRFESALHPAIARFNASIGFDIELIEYDLTGSVAHAKMLAKTGIISAAEGEQLVNGLEQIRREYRQGLFVPGVDAEDVHFAVEKRLTDIVGDAGKKLHTARSRNDQAGTDTRLYLRDRIAQIRSQLREFQGVLLDLADRHVETLIPGYTHLQRAQPISLAHYLLAYFEMTDRDWERLGDICKRVNVSPLGCGALAGTTFPIDRQYTAELLHFDNVYANSLDGVSDRDFAIEFLAAASLIMVHLSRLSEEMILWSAHEFGFITLKDSCATGSSIMPQKKNPDVPELVRGKAGRVFGNLQALLVVVKGLPLAYNKDLQEDKEALFDTVRTVQGCLEAMTILLREGIEFNGDRLAAAVTEDFSNATDVADYLAAKGVPFREAYNLVGKVVKTCLSGGKLLKDLTLEEWKDLHPAFETDIYSAIAPQQVVAARNSYGGTGFEQVRKSLIAARDRIA, from the coding sequence ATGACAACACAACAAAAAACTTGGAGTCAAAGATTTGAATCGGCGCTGCACCCGGCGATCGCCCGATTCAATGCTAGTATTGGCTTCGATATTGAATTGATTGAGTATGACTTGACTGGTTCTGTCGCTCACGCTAAAATGCTGGCCAAAACGGGGATTATTTCCGCAGCAGAAGGGGAACAGTTAGTCAATGGTTTGGAACAGATCCGCCGCGAATACCGCCAAGGACTTTTTGTTCCGGGAGTTGATGCAGAAGACGTTCACTTCGCAGTAGAGAAGCGGCTGACGGATATCGTGGGGGATGCGGGGAAAAAGTTGCACACGGCCCGATCGCGCAACGATCAGGCCGGCACCGATACTCGCTTGTATTTGCGCGATCGCATCGCCCAAATTCGATCGCAATTGCGGGAATTTCAAGGGGTTTTGCTCGATCTTGCCGATCGTCACGTAGAAACTTTAATTCCCGGTTACACTCATTTGCAGCGCGCTCAGCCGATCAGTTTGGCTCATTACCTGTTAGCTTATTTTGAAATGACCGATCGCGATTGGGAACGTCTCGGCGATATCTGCAAGCGGGTGAATGTTTCCCCTTTGGGTTGTGGCGCGCTGGCGGGGACGACTTTCCCGATCGACCGACAATATACGGCAGAACTATTGCATTTTGACAATGTTTATGCTAATAGCTTAGATGGAGTGAGCGATCGAGATTTTGCGATCGAATTTCTCGCTGCAGCCAGCTTGATTATGGTACACCTGAGCCGCTTGTCAGAAGAAATGATTTTGTGGTCTGCTCACGAATTTGGATTTATTACGCTCAAAGATAGCTGCGCTACTGGTTCTAGCATCATGCCCCAGAAAAAAAATCCCGACGTGCCGGAGTTGGTGCGGGGCAAAGCGGGACGGGTGTTCGGTAACTTGCAAGCCTTGTTGGTAGTAGTGAAGGGACTTCCTTTGGCCTACAACAAAGATTTACAAGAAGATAAAGAGGCTTTGTTTGATACCGTAAGAACGGTACAGGGTTGCTTGGAAGCAATGACCATTTTGTTGCGCGAAGGAATCGAGTTTAATGGCGATCGCCTCGCTGCTGCCGTTACGGAAGACTTTTCTAACGCTACAGACGTAGCCGACTACTTGGCCGCCAAAGGCGTTCCCTTCCGGGAAGCTTACAACCTTGTCGGCAAAGTCGTCAAAACTTGCCTTTCGGGGGGCAAACTCCTCAAAGATTTGACACTTGAGGAGTGGAAAGACTTGCACCCAGCCTTTGAGACAGACATTTACAGCGCGATCGCACCTCAGCAAGTGGTGGCGGCTCGCAATAGTTACGGGGGTACCGGGTTTGAACAAGTGAGAAAGTCACTTATCGCTGCGCGCGATCGGATCGCCTAA
- the bcp gene encoding thioredoxin-dependent thiol peroxidase: protein MTIYPGDVAPVFSLPDAQGNVVSLADFRGRRVVLYFYPRDNTPGCTKEACGFRDIYSDYESRNIAVLGISTDGPGSHAKFAAKYQLPFPLLCDSNAEVATAYGCYGLKKFMGKEFMGITRSTFAIDPDGRIEKVYRKVKPETHAADILADLPDL from the coding sequence ATGACGATTTATCCCGGTGACGTAGCTCCTGTCTTCAGCCTGCCAGACGCGCAAGGCAATGTCGTCAGCCTTGCAGATTTTCGAGGGCGGCGAGTTGTACTTTATTTTTACCCTAGGGACAATACCCCAGGCTGTACTAAAGAAGCTTGCGGCTTTCGCGACATTTACTCAGACTACGAGTCGCGCAATATTGCAGTCCTCGGCATCAGCACGGACGGGCCCGGGTCCCACGCCAAGTTTGCAGCTAAATATCAACTGCCTTTTCCCTTGCTGTGCGACTCCAACGCCGAAGTTGCTACCGCCTACGGCTGTTACGGACTCAAAAAATTTATGGGAAAAGAATTTATGGGAATTACTCGATCGACCTTCGCGATCGACCCTGATGGTAGGATTGAAAAGGTTTATCGGAAAGTCAAACCAGAAACTCACGCGGCGGATATCCTAGCAGACTTGCCAGATCTCTAG
- a CDS encoding NUDIX hydrolase, which translates to MRRLWQIGQTVLGLIFRHPITGTAVIPVLPDGRIVLIRRRDNGRWALPGGMVDWGEDIPTTVRRELAEETGLDLVKIRRLVGVYSAADRDPRLHSICIVVAAEVEGKMQVQDTLEVSEVEAFLPASLPEGQLSHDNDQHLQDYFQGLTTLA; encoded by the coding sequence ATGCGTCGATTGTGGCAAATTGGACAAACTGTGCTGGGACTGATTTTCCGACATCCCATCACTGGTACTGCCGTGATTCCGGTATTGCCTGACGGGCGAATTGTGTTAATTCGCCGCCGCGACAACGGTCGCTGGGCACTGCCGGGAGGTATGGTGGATTGGGGAGAGGATATTCCGACGACAGTCCGGCGGGAATTAGCGGAGGAAACAGGACTCGATTTAGTCAAAATCCGCCGCTTGGTGGGTGTTTATTCGGCAGCCGATCGAGACCCTCGCCTGCACTCGATTTGTATCGTGGTGGCAGCAGAGGTAGAGGGAAAGATGCAAGTTCAGGATACGCTTGAAGTCAGCGAGGTTGAGGCTTTTTTGCCCGCATCGCTGCCAGAGGGCCAGCTCAGCCACGATAACGACCAACACTTACAGGACTATTTTCAAGGTCTGACAACTTTGGCGTAA
- a CDS encoding alpha/beta fold hydrolase, with protein MYSPLRNSRVKLSVGQIFWHEVGQGPNLVFLHGSWHDSSQWLRTIEHLSPYYQCFAPDLLGFGDSERPNLHYSIDLEVECLAQYLDTLNVRQVYLIAHSLGGWVATSYAIKYPDRVQGLVLLAPEGLKVGNRRGRWQTARWLIGKPPLALWWLRSIYPIAKLLGSKKKIDGLLKFRQQLMESPVAVQLLFGRRRAEITAELVDENLPLLKAPVLVLHGSEDTPAASSLCQSYAALAPNAELQLVSPGESNLPQEVPDVVANYIREFAK; from the coding sequence ATGTACTCACCGCTACGAAATTCTCGGGTCAAACTCTCTGTAGGGCAAATCTTCTGGCACGAAGTCGGTCAAGGCCCGAATTTAGTATTTTTGCACGGTTCTTGGCACGACAGCAGTCAGTGGCTGAGGACGATCGAACATTTGAGCCCCTACTACCAGTGCTTCGCACCGGATTTGCTGGGGTTTGGCGACTCGGAACGCCCGAATCTTCATTATTCGATCGACCTGGAAGTAGAATGTCTCGCCCAATACCTCGATACTTTGAACGTGCGACAGGTTTATTTAATCGCTCACTCTCTGGGCGGCTGGGTGGCCACCAGCTACGCTATCAAATATCCCGATCGAGTTCAGGGTTTGGTTTTGTTGGCCCCAGAAGGCCTCAAGGTTGGCAACCGGCGGGGGCGGTGGCAGACGGCTAGGTGGCTGATCGGCAAACCTCCGCTGGCTTTGTGGTGGCTGCGATCGATCTATCCAATTGCTAAGTTGCTGGGTAGCAAAAAAAAGATTGACGGACTGCTAAAGTTCAGACAGCAGTTGATGGAGTCCCCAGTTGCCGTGCAGTTGCTGTTCGGGCGCCGGCGGGCTGAAATTACAGCGGAATTAGTTGATGAGAATTTGCCTTTGCTGAAAGCGCCTGTTTTGGTGTTGCACGGTTCTGAAGATACTCCCGCAGCTTCGTCTCTGTGTCAATCCTATGCTGCTCTGGCTCCTAATGCCGAACTGCAATTAGTCAGTCCCGGGGAAAGCAATTTGCCGCAGGAAGTCCCGGATGTTGTTGCTAACTATATTCGCGAGTTTGCGAAGTGA
- a CDS encoding pantothenate kinase, whose product MKNSIPDKFRLPASTDNITSGFTGNAQIKIALAIGNSRLHWGLFAGKTLQKTWDTEHLNADAVSRFSEEEKAEYLVQIVMRSIEEISSQNLLCLPATPAFSNPDTLSLVPLPLILASVVTQQTAIWQSYPDVRIITLDQLPIGGLYPTLGIDRALAVLGAGNQLGWPVLLIDAGTALTFTGADVNRYLVGGAILPGLGLQLSSLGKKTAALPLVNLPQNLPHRWATDTAGAIQSGVVYATVAGVRDFIEDWRCLFPDSKIAVTGGDRTMLLKYLTASFPDTAAGLIDAPEAIFWGISLLTVDC is encoded by the coding sequence ATGAAAAATTCAATTCCCGACAAGTTTCGTTTGCCAGCAAGCACGGACAACATTACTTCTGGATTTACAGGTAACGCCCAGATTAAAATAGCTTTGGCGATCGGCAATTCCCGGCTGCACTGGGGATTATTTGCGGGCAAAACCCTCCAGAAAACATGGGATACAGAGCATCTCAATGCTGATGCTGTTTCCCGGTTCTCAGAGGAGGAAAAAGCAGAATATTTGGTGCAAATAGTCATGAGGTCGATCGAGGAAATATCTTCTCAAAATCTCCTTTGTCTTCCTGCTACTCCCGCTTTTTCTAATCCTGACACACTTTCTTTAGTGCCGCTGCCTCTAATTTTGGCTTCAGTAGTTACCCAGCAAACAGCAATTTGGCAGAGTTATCCTGATGTCCGAATTATTACTTTAGACCAGTTGCCGATCGGGGGACTCTATCCTACCTTGGGAATTGACAGAGCTTTGGCTGTACTGGGCGCTGGCAACCAATTGGGTTGGCCAGTTTTACTTATAGATGCTGGTACAGCTTTAACATTTACTGGGGCTGATGTCAATAGGTATTTAGTTGGGGGCGCAATCTTACCAGGTTTGGGTTTGCAGTTATCGTCGCTCGGTAAAAAAACCGCTGCATTACCCTTAGTCAATTTACCACAAAATCTGCCGCACCGCTGGGCGACAGACACTGCTGGGGCAATTCAAAGCGGAGTTGTGTATGCGACGGTGGCAGGAGTTAGGGATTTTATTGAAGATTGGCGGTGTTTGTTTCCTGATAGCAAAATTGCGGTCACGGGGGGCGATCGCACTATGCTTTTAAAATACCTCACCGCATCCTTTCCTGATACAGCCGCAGGCTTAATTGACGCACCAGAGGCTATTTTTTGGGGAATTAGCCTGTTGACTGTTGACTGCTGA
- a CDS encoding GAF domain-containing sensor histidine kinase produces the protein MSLKIQEHENPWHRVTSRLPESENWRQEESLSLPEVDQQKALIVQMQQQVQLSNLLNQINNEIRSTLDIEEILTSACRLLGQALQCSRVSILVKESNTEKTLVTRGEYNAGDYPIQLGMKVPMTDNPHLAAVVSQQDSLAVTKFLDFPGLNPQTRKIAEALEIKSMLAVATRYQGEVNGIIGLHQCDREREWTDWEKQLLEGVGSQLAIAINQAKLYSKTRRQAERESLLRLIGNQIRSTLDLGTILETAVREVRQMLQCDRVIIYQFQDNWQGKVVVENMTVPWPSILGDMGADKCFRGDYADLYQQGRVKAINDIFNAGLEPCHVDFLDSLQVKANLIVPIVTSRTEENTPDTAGSYNPKFPGRLWGLLIAHECRDTRNWQRQEMELLSQIANQMAIAIQQAELYSQVQEAAVKSQAQTQQLQAALEELRSAQQQLIQSEKMSGLGQMVAGIAHEINNANNFIHANLFHAQEYFKALNEALEVAGNACPEAAEAIVRINEELELDYIREDFGKLLNSMREGSGRIRSIVMTLRNFSRLDHAELKPVDLNEGLESSFLMLQNKLKTHIKIDKQYGSLPPVQCHASQINQVFYNLLDNALDALQSTTKPGELTIRSWQSEPDLVTISIRDTGTGIPAEIQDKIFDPFFTTKPVGKGTGLGLSVCYQVIVQAHGGKIRCVSQVGEGTEFIVELPLTNQSRVSA, from the coding sequence ATGTCTTTAAAAATACAAGAACACGAAAACCCCTGGCACAGAGTAACTTCGCGGTTGCCTGAATCGGAAAATTGGAGGCAGGAAGAAAGTCTTTCGCTGCCGGAAGTAGACCAACAAAAAGCCCTAATCGTGCAGATGCAGCAGCAAGTTCAGTTATCAAACTTGCTGAACCAAATTAATAACGAAATTCGCAGTACACTTGATATAGAAGAAATTTTGACATCGGCCTGCAGATTGCTGGGGCAAGCGTTACAGTGCAGCCGCGTGAGCATTTTAGTCAAAGAATCAAATACAGAAAAAACTTTAGTCACGCGCGGAGAGTACAACGCGGGCGACTATCCGATCCAACTGGGAATGAAAGTACCGATGACTGACAACCCCCATTTGGCTGCCGTCGTGTCTCAGCAAGACTCCCTAGCAGTGACGAAGTTTCTCGATTTTCCGGGATTGAACCCACAAACCAGAAAAATTGCCGAAGCTTTGGAGATTAAGTCAATGCTGGCAGTAGCTACTCGCTATCAAGGTGAAGTGAATGGGATAATTGGCTTGCATCAGTGCGATCGCGAACGGGAATGGACTGATTGGGAAAAGCAGCTTTTAGAAGGGGTAGGATCGCAATTGGCGATCGCGATCAATCAAGCCAAACTCTATAGCAAAACCAGGCGCCAAGCCGAACGAGAATCGCTGCTGCGGCTGATCGGCAACCAAATTCGCAGTACCCTGGATCTGGGAACTATCCTGGAAACAGCGGTGAGGGAAGTCCGCCAAATGCTGCAGTGCGATCGAGTAATTATCTATCAGTTTCAAGACAACTGGCAAGGAAAAGTTGTTGTTGAAAACATGACTGTTCCTTGGCCTTCAATTTTAGGAGATATGGGGGCTGATAAGTGTTTTCGGGGAGATTACGCCGATCTTTACCAGCAAGGGCGAGTCAAAGCAATTAATGATATTTTTAATGCTGGTTTAGAGCCTTGTCACGTCGATTTCTTAGATAGTTTGCAGGTAAAAGCTAATCTGATTGTGCCGATTGTTACATCAAGAACAGAAGAAAATACCCCCGACACAGCCGGAAGCTATAATCCTAAATTTCCCGGTAGGCTGTGGGGTTTGCTGATTGCTCACGAGTGCCGGGATACCCGCAATTGGCAGCGGCAAGAAATGGAGTTGCTATCCCAGATAGCCAACCAAATGGCGATCGCCATTCAGCAAGCAGAACTTTACAGCCAAGTCCAAGAGGCTGCGGTAAAATCTCAAGCTCAAACCCAGCAGTTGCAGGCTGCGTTAGAAGAATTGCGATCGGCACAGCAGCAATTGATTCAAAGCGAAAAGATGTCAGGTTTGGGACAAATGGTAGCGGGAATTGCTCATGAAATTAACAACGCCAACAATTTCATCCACGCTAACTTGTTTCACGCTCAAGAATATTTTAAAGCCTTGAACGAAGCTTTAGAAGTAGCCGGAAATGCCTGCCCGGAAGCAGCGGAAGCAATTGTCAGAATCAATGAAGAACTAGAACTCGATTACATTCGAGAAGACTTTGGTAAACTGCTCAATTCAATGCGGGAAGGCAGCGGGAGGATTCGCTCGATCGTGATGACGCTGCGAAATTTTTCTCGTTTAGACCACGCTGAATTAAAACCAGTAGATTTGAATGAAGGTTTAGAAAGCAGTTTCTTGATGCTGCAAAACAAGCTAAAAACCCATATCAAAATAGACAAGCAATACGGCAGTTTACCGCCCGTTCAATGTCATGCCAGTCAAATCAACCAAGTATTTTATAATTTGCTTGACAATGCTTTAGATGCGCTCCAGTCAACGACCAAACCGGGGGAATTAACTATCCGCAGTTGGCAAAGCGAGCCGGACTTGGTAACAATCTCTATCCGCGACACGGGAACTGGCATTCCTGCAGAAATTCAAGACAAGATTTTTGACCCATTTTTTACTACTAAACCTGTGGGGAAAGGCACTGGTTTGGGACTTTCAGTGTGCTATCAGGTAATTGTCCAAGCTCACGGTGGCAAGATCCGTTGCGTCAGTCAGGTTGGCGAAGGAACTGAGTTTATTGTAGAGTTGCCGCTGACAAATCAGAGCAGGGTAAGTGCATAA
- a CDS encoding Calx-beta domain-containing protein yields the protein MATSFNGSLGTTTNYSSVSELIAQWPTAAQNQGIQLSGIAFDGFETNYTTPTPINNLTLATNDSKSGLSYGASGGIGVYGSYSGWFTDATKSRAEINFDPNTNLSQVLKVKWADNKDITSAKIDLSGLFPKSSSTTADDQGDEVGSLQLFKDGAEVSASNFTITRLSAPTTPKPLGVSSDGVTFTGDRTDGNFTLQIVGDSLTGVTFDELRFSATAYANPTAAYLATSTKTDSSDYLVRSIQYQGIDVTPTPTPTPTPTPTPTPTPTPTAPSIFQFAQPNYTVAEGGVATINVTRTGGTAAASINYATLDGSASSTGSEPDYNSATGVLSFAAGQTTASFTVPALTDSILESSPETVNLVLFGGNVGSSPSILTISDVPPTGTTPTPTPTPTAPSIFQFAQPNYTVAEGGVATINVTRTGGTAAASINYATLDGSASSTGSAPDYNSATGVLSFAAGQTTASFTVPALTDSILESSPETVNLVLFGGNVGSSPSILTISDVPPTGTTPTPTPTPTAPSIFQFAQPNYTVAEGGVATINVTRTGGTAAASINYATLDGSASSTGSAPDYNSATGVLVVLLRGKLPLVSPCRL from the coding sequence ATGGCTACTTCATTCAATGGTTCTTTGGGTACAACCACTAATTACAGCAGTGTCAGCGAGCTAATTGCACAATGGCCTACTGCAGCCCAGAATCAAGGCATCCAACTGTCTGGGATAGCTTTTGATGGCTTTGAAACGAACTACACTACCCCTACTCCCATCAACAACCTCACGTTAGCAACGAACGACTCTAAAAGCGGGTTGAGCTACGGCGCTTCCGGTGGTATTGGTGTCTACGGCTCTTATAGTGGTTGGTTTACCGACGCCACTAAAAGTCGGGCGGAAATCAACTTTGACCCCAACACCAATCTATCTCAGGTGCTGAAGGTGAAATGGGCAGATAATAAAGATATCACTAGCGCCAAGATCGACCTCAGTGGATTATTTCCCAAATCAAGTTCTACTACAGCGGACGATCAAGGCGATGAAGTTGGTTCGCTGCAACTCTTTAAGGATGGGGCGGAGGTATCGGCCAGCAATTTTACGATCACTCGCCTCAGCGCTCCTACCACTCCAAAACCGCTCGGTGTGTCTTCAGATGGAGTTACTTTCACTGGCGATCGTACCGATGGCAATTTCACACTCCAGATAGTAGGAGACTCTCTCACCGGCGTTACTTTTGACGAACTGCGGTTCTCCGCCACAGCCTACGCGAACCCCACCGCTGCCTACCTCGCTACCTCCACCAAAACCGATAGTTCCGACTACCTAGTGCGGAGTATTCAATATCAAGGCATTGATGTGACGCCAACGCCGACGCCAACTCCGACGCCGACGCCGACGCCAACTCCGACGCCAACTCCGACAGCTCCAAGTATCTTCCAGTTCGCCCAACCAAATTACACGGTGGCTGAAGGCGGTGTAGCGACGATTAACGTTACTCGCACCGGTGGCACGGCGGCTGCATCGATTAACTACGCTACTCTTGACGGTTCGGCAAGTTCAACAGGCAGTGAACCTGATTACAATAGCGCGACAGGGGTGTTGAGTTTTGCTGCGGGGCAAACTACCGCTAGTTTCACCGTGCCGGCTTTGACTGATTCGATTTTGGAATCATCGCCGGAAACGGTGAATTTAGTGCTCTTCGGTGGCAATGTCGGCAGTAGTCCGTCAATTTTGACGATTAGTGATGTGCCCCCAACTGGGACGACGCCAACTCCGACGCCAACTCCGACAGCTCCAAGTATCTTCCAGTTCGCCCAACCAAATTACACGGTGGCTGAAGGCGGTGTAGCGACGATTAACGTTACTCGCACCGGTGGCACGGCGGCTGCATCGATTAACTACGCTACTCTTGACGGTTCGGCAAGTTCAACAGGCAGTGCACCTGATTACAATAGCGCGACAGGGGTGTTGAGTTTTGCTGCGGGGCAAACTACCGCTAGTTTCACCGTGCCGGCTTTGACTGATTCGATTTTGGAATCATCGCCGGAAACGGTGAATTTAGTGCTCTTCGGTGGCAATGTCGGCAGTAGTCCGTCAATTTTGACGATTAGTGATGTGCCCCCAACTGGGACGACGCCAACTCCGACTCCAACTCCGACAGCTCCAAGTATCTTCCAGTTCGCCCAACCAAATTACACAGTGGCTGAAGGCGGCGTAGCGACGATTAACGTTACTCGCACCGGTGGCACGGCGGCTGCATCGATTAACTACGCTACTCTTGACGGTTCGGCAAGTTCAACAGGCAGTGCACCTGATTACAATAGCGCGACAGGGGTGTTGGTAGTTTTGCTGCGGGGCAAACTACCGCTAGTTTCACCGTGCCGGCTTTGA
- a CDS encoding Calx-beta domain-containing protein: MPALTDSILESSPETVNLVLFGGNVGSSPSILTISDVPPTGTTPTPTPTPATATQFVFSAATFTTPESSGFATVTVNRIGATTAAASIGYGTLDGTALSTGSAVDYLSTAGVLNFAPGVTSTTFNIFVNPDTVPEMTESVNLFLNNGPVGTPSTARLDIIDGSGSAPSNVFQYSASNYGSIASQGGTSTITVTRSSGLGAASVDYIILAGTPGSGTAPGYGDYLLNPGGPTGGTLSFANGQLSQTFIIQDNPFSTNNGTVRLGLANPTAGYNFGSTAATSITLI; encoded by the coding sequence GTGCCGGCTTTGACTGATTCGATTTTGGAATCATCGCCGGAAACGGTGAATTTAGTGCTCTTCGGTGGCAATGTCGGCAGTAGTCCGTCAATTTTGACGATTAGTGATGTGCCCCCAACTGGGACGACGCCAACTCCGACGCCCACTCCAGCAACAGCAACCCAGTTTGTTTTTAGTGCGGCTACTTTCACCACTCCGGAATCATCTGGCTTTGCTACGGTGACAGTCAATCGCATCGGCGCCACTACCGCTGCCGCAAGCATTGGCTACGGTACTCTTGACGGCACCGCCCTATCAACTGGAAGTGCGGTTGATTATCTGTCTACTGCTGGTGTACTCAACTTTGCCCCTGGGGTAACTTCCACGACGTTCAACATCTTTGTCAATCCTGATACTGTGCCTGAAATGACTGAGAGTGTTAACCTATTTCTCAACAACGGCCCCGTCGGCACTCCGTCAACAGCAAGACTAGACATTATTGACGGTAGCGGCAGTGCACCTAGCAATGTCTTCCAGTATAGTGCGTCTAATTACGGCTCGATCGCCAGTCAGGGGGGCACCTCAACGATTACAGTTACCCGCTCAAGCGGCTTAGGTGCAGCATCGGTTGATTATATTATTCTGGCGGGTACTCCAGGCAGCGGCACTGCACCTGGATATGGTGACTACCTGCTTAACCCGGGCGGCCCCACTGGCGGCACGTTGTCCTTCGCCAACGGCCAACTCAGCCAAACCTTTATTATTCAAGACAACCCATTTAGTACCAATAATGGGACTGTGCGCTTAGGTCTTGCTAACCCCACTGCGGGCTACAATTTCGGCAGTACAGCGGCAACAAGTATCACTCTCATCTAA
- a CDS encoding DUF4129 domain-containing protein, with protein sequence MSVAEWFLRSQKLQQQGKYRQACRFLYMAALQRLNDAGTAIHQPSRTDGEYLELIQQLPQPAPYETLIKIHQ encoded by the coding sequence TTGTCCGTAGCAGAGTGGTTTTTGCGATCGCAAAAGTTGCAGCAGCAAGGGAAATACCGCCAAGCTTGCCGCTTTCTTTACATGGCGGCGTTGCAGCGGTTAAATGATGCGGGAACCGCGATTCACCAACCCAGCCGCACTGATGGCGAATATTTGGAATTAATCCAGCAATTACCCCAGCCAGCGCCTTACGAAACTTTGATAAAAATACATCAGTAA